In the Macrobrachium rosenbergii isolate ZJJX-2024 chromosome 23, ASM4041242v1, whole genome shotgun sequence genome, one interval contains:
- the LOC136850953 gene encoding uncharacterized protein: MADQIRHLEEERDRLRRENAAKDQKINRLESKLRGQNYTRPKPPSTDQEGLTSLIAEILHDEIVKELEEEIEDIADELIEERIQEEVDEILQERQAERRAKREWDRRAFRAIILEHKIRRAQRKAEKELKRQRQKSRKRQEKEVKEKEEGRRRMDQQRSETHTAGRQGEEGPRKAEQQRRKEDVKSHIRREYQEMKAQKKAEKEWRERELLPIQLLEEALKNNHREWKKKVKREMKQEERRGRPRGRLKEPGEGKNCDPGSCAKIWRGRLKERQKRKGESKP; the protein is encoded by the coding sequence atggCGGACCAGATACGCCATCTCGAGGAAGAACGGGACCGCCTCCGTAGAGAAAACGCTGCCAAGGACCAGAAGATAAATCGCCTCGAGAGTAAGCTGAGAGGACAAAATTACACACGGCCCAAACCACCGAGCACAGACCAGGAAGGACTGACCTCTCTTATAGCTGAGATCCTCCACGATGAGATCGTAAAAGAGCTGGAAGAGGAGATAGAGGACATAGCTGACGAGTTGATCGAGGAAAGAATTCAAGAGGAGGTGGACGAAATCCTGCAGGAGAGGCAGGCTGAAAGGAGAGCTAAAAGAGAGTGGGACAGACGCGCCTTTCGAGCCATAATCCTGGAACATAAGATAAGAAGAGCTCAGAGAAAGGCTGAGAAAGAGttgaagagacagagacagaaatcCAGAAAGCGGCAAGAGAAGgaggtgaaagagaaagaggaaggccGCAGGAGAATGGATCAGCAGCGCAGTGAGACACATACGGCAGGAAGACAAGGAGAGGAGGGCCCAAGGAAGGCCGAGCAGCAGAGGAGAAAGGAAGACGTGAAGTCTCACATACGTCGAGAGTACCAGGAGATGAAGGCCCAAAAGAAGGCCGAGAaggaatggagagaaagagaactcCTTCCCATCCAACTGCTGGAAGAGGCACTGAAGAACAACCACagagaatggaaaaagaaggTCAAAAGAGAGATGAAgcaggaagagaggagaggaaggcccAGAGGAAGGCTGAAGGAGCCAGGAGAAGGAAAGAACTGCGATCCAGGATCGTGCGCGAAGATCTGGAGAGGAAGGCTCAAAGAAAGGCAGAAAAGGAAAGGCGAAAGCAAGCCTTAA